One Bradyrhizobium sp. ISRA464 genomic window carries:
- a CDS encoding PTS sugar transporter subunit IIA: MIGLVLVTHGRLADEFRAALEHVMGPQKQIEAITIGAEDDSDLCRSDIIEAVNRVDSGDGVAILTDMFGGTPSNLAISCMSRPKVEVLAGINLPMLVKLAKVREERSLPDAIAMAQEAGRKYVTIASRVLAGK; this comes from the coding sequence ATGATTGGTCTAGTGCTGGTGACCCATGGGCGCCTTGCCGACGAGTTCAGAGCGGCGCTCGAACACGTGATGGGTCCGCAGAAACAAATTGAGGCAATTACGATCGGAGCGGAGGACGATTCCGATCTCTGTCGAAGCGATATCATCGAAGCGGTGAATCGCGTCGATAGCGGCGACGGCGTCGCGATCCTCACCGACATGTTCGGCGGCACGCCGTCGAACCTTGCGATCTCCTGCATGAGCCGCCCTAAGGTGGAAGTGCTCGCAGGCATCAATCTTCCCATGCTGGTCAAGCTTGCCAAGGTTCGCGAGGAGCGCTCGTTGCCCGATGCGATCGCGATGGCCCAGGAAGCCGGCCGCAAATACGTCACCATCGCCAGCCGCGTCCTTGCAGGCAAATGA
- a CDS encoding thioesterase family protein, producing the protein MLTKTPHLFDEATAVTAGDSRWQGRTSPDYWAFVGPFGGCTAATILRALMQHPQRAGDPLALTVNYCAPVAEGTFDLDVRLVKANRSSQHWSVEMTQGGGEVATLATAVFAERRPSWSHQPAAFPGATPFEQLRSYPKLAMTWANQYDFRFVEGEPELGGAAPKQPSSAYSKLWIADRAPRKVDLLSLMSMSDAFFGRVFHARRELVPFGTVSLTTYFHVDAADLDAEDTTRVLAVADAKIFHKSYGDQHGELWSPSGRLLATTTQIAYFKA; encoded by the coding sequence ATGCTCACCAAGACCCCGCACCTTTTCGATGAAGCCACCGCAGTTACCGCCGGCGACAGTCGCTGGCAGGGGCGCACCAGCCCGGATTACTGGGCGTTCGTCGGGCCGTTCGGCGGCTGCACCGCGGCAACGATCCTGCGGGCGCTGATGCAGCATCCGCAGCGCGCGGGCGATCCGCTGGCGCTCACCGTGAACTATTGCGCGCCGGTCGCCGAAGGCACGTTCGATCTCGACGTCCGCCTCGTGAAGGCCAACCGCTCGAGCCAGCATTGGTCGGTCGAAATGACCCAGGGAGGAGGCGAGGTCGCAACGCTGGCGACCGCCGTGTTCGCCGAGCGCCGGCCGTCATGGTCGCACCAGCCGGCCGCGTTTCCCGGCGCCACGCCGTTCGAGCAGCTGCGGTCCTATCCCAAACTCGCGATGACCTGGGCCAATCAATACGACTTCCGCTTCGTCGAGGGCGAACCGGAGCTCGGCGGCGCCGCACCGAAGCAGCCGTCGAGCGCCTATTCAAAGCTCTGGATCGCCGACCGCGCCCCGCGCAAGGTCGATTTGCTGTCGCTGATGTCGATGTCGGATGCCTTCTTCGGCCGCGTTTTCCACGCGCGGCGCGAGCTGGTGCCGTTCGGCACGGTGTCGCTGACGACCTATTTCCATGTCGACGCGGCCGACCTCGACGCAGAGGACACCACCCGCGTGCTCGCCGTCGCGGACGCCAAGATTTTCCACAAAAGCTACGGCGACCAGCACGGTGAATTGTGGTCGCCGTCCGGCCGCCTGCTCGCCACCACGACGCAGATCGCTTATTTCAAGGCCTAG
- a CDS encoding phosphoenolpyruvate carboxykinase — translation MQETGVHNGAFGADKFGLKNLKGVHWNYGAPQLYEHALRNNEAVLSADGALCADTGVFTGRSPKDKFTVRDGLTDKSMWWAGNQSITSEQFAALYADFLKHAEGMTLFAQDLYGGADAKHRIKTRVFTELAWHSLFIRTLLIRPETSELASFVPELTIIDLPSFRADPKRHGVRSENVVAIDFARKIVLIGGSQYAGEMKKSVFTTLNYYLPEKGVMPMHCSANVGPDGDTAIFFGLSGTGKTTLSADPKRTLIGDDEHGWSEDGVFNFEGGCYAKCIKLSGEAEPEIYAASKRFGAVLENVVLGEKDRVPDFDDGSKTENTRSAYPLDFIPNASRTGCAPHPKNVVMLAADAFGVMPPIAKLTPAQAMYHFLSGYTAKVAGTERGLGNEPQPEFSTCFGSPFLPRDPSVYGNMLRELIAKHNVDCWLVNTGWTGGKYGTGRRMPIKVTRALLTAALNGSLRNADFRTDRYFGFAVPTSLPGVEPHILDPIKTWADKAEFDKTARALVGMFQKNFAKFESQVDAEVRAAAPEVKLAAE, via the coding sequence GTGCAAGAGACGGGCGTGCATAACGGTGCCTTCGGCGCCGACAAATTCGGCTTAAAAAATCTCAAGGGCGTTCACTGGAACTACGGTGCGCCCCAGCTCTATGAGCACGCACTGCGCAACAATGAAGCGGTGCTATCGGCCGATGGCGCGCTCTGCGCGGACACCGGCGTGTTCACTGGCCGCAGTCCGAAGGACAAGTTCACGGTCCGCGACGGCCTCACCGACAAGAGCATGTGGTGGGCTGGCAACCAGTCGATCACGTCGGAGCAGTTCGCTGCGCTCTATGCCGACTTCCTCAAGCACGCCGAAGGCATGACGCTGTTCGCGCAGGATCTCTATGGCGGCGCCGATGCCAAACATCGCATCAAGACGCGCGTCTTCACCGAGCTTGCCTGGCATTCGCTGTTCATCCGCACGCTCTTGATCCGTCCCGAGACGTCGGAGCTTGCGAGCTTCGTTCCCGAACTCACGATCATCGATCTGCCGAGCTTCCGCGCCGATCCGAAACGTCATGGCGTGCGCTCGGAGAACGTCGTCGCCATCGATTTCGCCCGCAAGATCGTCCTGATCGGCGGCTCGCAATATGCCGGCGAAATGAAGAAGAGCGTGTTCACCACGCTGAACTACTATTTGCCCGAGAAGGGCGTGATGCCGATGCACTGCTCAGCCAATGTCGGCCCCGACGGCGACACCGCGATCTTCTTCGGCCTCTCCGGCACCGGCAAGACCACGCTCTCCGCCGATCCGAAGCGCACGCTGATCGGCGATGACGAGCATGGCTGGAGCGAGGACGGCGTCTTCAATTTCGAAGGCGGCTGCTACGCCAAATGCATCAAGCTGTCCGGCGAAGCCGAGCCCGAGATCTATGCCGCCAGCAAGCGCTTCGGCGCCGTGCTGGAAAACGTCGTGCTCGGTGAAAAGGACCGCGTGCCCGATTTCGACGACGGCTCCAAGACGGAGAACACCCGCTCGGCCTATCCGCTCGACTTCATTCCGAACGCTTCGCGCACCGGCTGCGCGCCGCATCCGAAGAACGTAGTGATGCTGGCCGCCGACGCCTTCGGCGTGATGCCGCCGATCGCCAAGCTGACGCCGGCGCAGGCGATGTATCACTTCCTGTCCGGCTACACCGCGAAGGTCGCCGGCACCGAGCGCGGTCTCGGCAACGAGCCGCAGCCGGAATTCTCCACCTGCTTCGGCTCGCCGTTCCTGCCGCGCGATCCGTCCGTGTACGGCAACATGCTGCGCGAGCTGATCGCCAAGCACAATGTCGATTGCTGGCTGGTCAACACCGGCTGGACCGGCGGCAAGTACGGCACCGGCCGCCGCATGCCGATCAAGGTGACGCGTGCGTTGCTGACTGCCGCGTTGAACGGCAGCCTGCGCAACGCCGATTTCCGCACCGACCGGTATTTCGGCTTCGCGGTGCCGACCTCGCTGCCAGGTGTCGAGCCGCACATCCTCGATCCGATCAAGACCTGGGCCGACAAGGCCGAGTTCGACAAGACCGCGCGAGCGCTGGTCGGCATGTTCCAGAAGAACTTCGCCAAGTTCGAGAGCCAGGTCGACGCCGAAGTCCGCGCCGCCGCGCCGGAAGTGAAGCTGGCGGCGGAGTAA
- the rocF gene encoding arginase translates to MSEADTSRPSRIALLGVPIEIGAAQAGPLMGPDALRTAGIARLLEQLGFSVDDHGNLAIPAVVADGPVPANTKFYDEVKTWTRALSERAYWLAHSGAIPIFMGGDHSLSMGSINGVARYWQEKGRPLFALWVDAHADYNTPATTITGNMHGMSAAFLCGEDGLDNLLGGLPRASIPPDQLDLIGTRSVDPLERKLLRQRNVSIADMRQIDEFGVAVLTRRVIERVRAKNGVLHVSFDVDFLDPAVAPGVGTTVPGGATYREAHLIMELLHDSGLVRSLDIVELNPFLDERGRTARVAVELIGSLFGLQITDRQTPSNAVLPEMGE, encoded by the coding sequence ATGTCCGAAGCCGACACGTCCAGACCCTCGCGCATCGCGCTGCTTGGCGTTCCCATCGAGATCGGCGCGGCGCAGGCCGGTCCGCTGATGGGACCGGATGCGCTGCGCACGGCAGGGATCGCGCGCCTGCTCGAGCAGCTGGGCTTTTCCGTTGACGACCACGGCAACCTGGCGATCCCGGCTGTCGTCGCCGACGGCCCGGTGCCGGCAAACACCAAATTCTACGACGAGGTGAAGACCTGGACCCGCGCGCTCTCCGAGCGCGCCTACTGGCTGGCGCATTCCGGCGCGATCCCGATCTTCATGGGCGGCGATCACTCATTGTCGATGGGGTCGATCAATGGCGTCGCGCGCTACTGGCAGGAGAAGGGCCGGCCGCTGTTCGCGCTGTGGGTTGACGCGCATGCCGACTACAACACGCCGGCCACCACCATCACGGGCAACATGCACGGCATGTCGGCGGCCTTCCTGTGCGGCGAGGACGGCCTCGACAACCTGCTCGGCGGGCTGCCGCGCGCCTCGATACCGCCCGATCAGCTCGACCTGATCGGCACGCGGTCGGTCGATCCGCTGGAGCGCAAATTGCTGCGGCAGCGGAACGTGTCGATCGCCGACATGCGCCAGATCGACGAGTTCGGCGTCGCCGTGCTGACCCGCCGCGTGATCGAGCGCGTCAGGGCGAAAAACGGCGTGCTGCATGTCTCCTTCGATGTCGACTTCCTCGATCCGGCGGTGGCGCCCGGCGTCGGCACCACGGTGCCGGGCGGCGCGACCTATCGCGAGGCGCATCTGATCATGGAGCTGCTGCACGATTCCGGCCTGGTGCGCTCGCTCGACATCGTCGAGCTCAATCCGTTCCTCGACGAGCGCGGCCGCACCGCGCGCGTCGCGGTCGAATTGATCGGCAGCCTGTTCGGCCTGCAGATCACCGACCGCCAGACGCCGAGCAACGCGGTGTTGCCGGAGATGGGTGAATAG
- a CDS encoding HPr kinase/phosphatase C-terminal domain-containing protein gives MSRNVSVHASAVLVGERAVLIRGPSGAGKSRLAFDLILAGRSGQVPTAILVGDDRVHLDTADEQLWVRPARELAGLIEIRGLGIRRCDFVAEARVGLVVDLAADDAERLPPPEALKTCLNGVLLPRIPIGIGVQPLPLVVAALTTTESSYPGNLAADCGKEIGNHITSTIASDLVGAASPLYRQEQGD, from the coding sequence ATGAGCCGCAATGTCAGCGTGCATGCGTCCGCCGTTCTCGTCGGCGAGCGTGCCGTGCTGATCCGGGGGCCGTCAGGCGCCGGCAAGTCCCGCCTGGCGTTCGACCTGATTCTTGCCGGCCGCTCCGGACAGGTTCCGACAGCCATTTTGGTGGGTGACGACCGTGTCCATCTCGACACAGCCGACGAACAATTGTGGGTTCGCCCGGCACGGGAGCTGGCCGGCCTGATCGAGATCCGTGGCCTCGGAATCCGCCGCTGCGACTTTGTCGCCGAGGCCCGGGTGGGGCTTGTGGTCGACCTCGCGGCCGACGACGCGGAACGGCTGCCGCCGCCGGAGGCCCTGAAGACCTGCCTAAACGGTGTTTTATTACCAAGAATCCCGATCGGCATCGGCGTCCAACCCCTGCCGCTGGTTGTCGCCGCGCTGACGACAACCGAGAGTTCATATCCCGGTAATCTTGCGGCCGATTGTGGAAAGGAAATTGGTAACCATATCACATCCACTATCGCGTCCGATTTGGTCGGCGCAGCCTCCCCTCTCTACCGCCAGGAACAGGGAGACTAG
- a CDS encoding DUF2470 domain-containing protein encodes MQPTPDFNPAHQVRSLLRRSRQGALATLMAGSGDPYCSLVNLAAHPDGSPILLISRLALHTKNILADGRVSLMLDERAEGDPLEGARIMLAGRAEEAAAVETPLLRRRYLGAHPSAEAFVDFKDFAFFRIRPSGAHLVAGFGRIIDLKPGQFLTDLSDAAPLLEAEAGAVAHMNEDHREAMNLYATRLLGAESADWICTGCDPDGMDMQADRKTLRLDFSERVTTSAELRKMLVRLAGEARAKG; translated from the coding sequence ATGCAACCGACCCCCGATTTCAATCCCGCTCACCAGGTCCGCTCGCTGCTTCGACGCAGCCGCCAGGGGGCGCTCGCCACACTGATGGCCGGCAGCGGCGATCCCTATTGCTCGCTGGTCAATCTGGCGGCCCATCCGGACGGCTCGCCGATCCTGCTGATCTCGCGCCTAGCGCTGCATACGAAGAACATCCTGGCCGATGGCAGGGTCTCGCTCATGCTGGATGAGCGCGCCGAAGGAGATCCGCTGGAAGGGGCGCGGATCATGCTGGCGGGTCGGGCGGAGGAGGCCGCCGCGGTTGAGACACCGCTGCTGCGCCGGCGCTATCTTGGCGCCCATCCCTCCGCCGAAGCTTTTGTAGACTTTAAGGATTTTGCATTCTTTCGGATCCGGCCCAGCGGCGCCCATCTGGTCGCCGGATTTGGCCGGATCATCGATCTGAAGCCGGGGCAGTTTCTGACCGATCTGAGCGACGCTGCGCCCCTGCTGGAGGCAGAGGCGGGCGCGGTGGCGCACATGAATGAAGATCACCGCGAGGCGATGAATCTCTACGCCACGCGCCTGCTTGGGGCAGAGAGCGCGGATTGGATCTGCACCGGCTGCGATCCCGATGGCATGGACATGCAGGCGGACCGCAAGACGCTGCGGCTCGACTTCTCCGAAAGGGTTACGACCAGTGCGGAATTGCGCAAGATGCTGGTCCGCCTCGCCGGCGAGGCGCGCGCCAAGGGATAG
- a CDS encoding sensor histidine kinase, translating to MLDRTQPEQGLNTEDASQLLEHDAVADDVAQEKGWRRPLGWLRRAGQFFFALSFSSLTRRIVSLNLAGLVALVASILYLSQFRAGLIEARTQSLMVYAEIISEAIAASATVEGNTVTIDPDRLLDLKPGESFGQPDESADFPINPERVAPILRRLIAPTKTRARIFDRDGGLILDSRNLFARGDVLRMELPPPSEKPSLYERAKISIKTWFNRGDLPIYRELGPEGGKGYPEVAQSLEGLNSSMVRVTERGAVVVSVAVPVQHFRAVRGALMLTTQGDDIDQMVMSERLAILKVGGVASAVMIMLSLLLASTIAGPVRRLADGAERVRHRIQTRVEIPDFTGRRDEIGHLSGALRDMTNALYSRIEAIEMFAADVAHELKNPLTSLRSAVETLPLARNDSSRARLLAVIEHDVRRLDRLISDISDASRLDAELQRQDMAQVDLRRLLTTLTGVANETRLGHDVAVEARFDGRGPTDTFSVPGHDSRLGQVISNLLSNAQSFSKPGDKVRIVCRRIRNEVEIVVDDDGPGIGQDALERIFERFYTDRPHQGFGQNSGLGLSISKQIIEAHGGRIWAENRLGPAGEDGKPTVAGARFVVRLPIL from the coding sequence GTGCTTGATCGAACGCAGCCCGAGCAGGGACTGAACACCGAGGACGCGTCACAGCTCCTCGAACATGATGCAGTAGCTGACGACGTGGCGCAGGAGAAAGGCTGGCGGCGCCCGCTCGGCTGGCTGCGCCGTGCCGGCCAGTTTTTCTTTGCGCTGTCGTTCTCGAGCCTGACGCGCCGCATCGTCTCGCTCAACCTGGCCGGACTTGTCGCGCTGGTCGCCAGCATCCTCTATCTCTCGCAGTTCCGTGCCGGCCTGATCGAGGCGCGCACGCAGAGCCTCATGGTCTATGCCGAGATCATCTCGGAGGCGATCGCTGCGTCGGCGACCGTCGAAGGCAACACCGTCACCATCGATCCCGATCGCCTGCTCGACCTGAAGCCCGGCGAGAGTTTTGGCCAGCCGGATGAATCGGCGGACTTCCCGATCAATCCCGAGCGCGTCGCGCCGATCCTGCGCCGCCTGATCGCGCCGACCAAGACGCGGGCCCGCATCTTCGACCGTGACGGCGGACTGATCCTCGACAGCCGCAACCTGTTCGCGCGCGGCGACGTGCTTCGCATGGAGCTGCCGCCGCCATCGGAGAAGCCGTCGCTGTACGAGAGAGCCAAGATCTCGATCAAGACCTGGTTCAACCGCGGCGACCTGCCGATTTACCGCGAACTCGGGCCCGAAGGCGGCAAGGGCTATCCGGAAGTCGCGCAGTCGCTCGAGGGATTGAACAGCAGCATGGTCCGCGTCACCGAGCGCGGTGCCGTCGTGGTGTCGGTCGCGGTCCCCGTGCAGCACTTCCGAGCCGTGCGCGGCGCGCTGATGCTGACCACCCAGGGCGACGACATCGACCAGATGGTGATGTCCGAACGCCTCGCCATCCTGAAGGTCGGCGGCGTCGCCTCCGCGGTCATGATCATGCTGTCGCTCCTGCTGGCAAGCACGATCGCAGGTCCGGTGCGGCGGCTCGCCGACGGTGCCGAGCGCGTCCGCCACCGCATCCAGACCCGCGTCGAGATTCCCGACTTCACCGGGCGCCGCGACGAGATCGGCCATCTCTCCGGCGCGCTGCGCGACATGACCAACGCGCTCTACAGCCGCATCGAGGCGATCGAGATGTTCGCTGCCGATGTCGCGCATGAACTCAAGAATCCGCTGACGTCGCTGCGCTCAGCGGTGGAGACGCTGCCGCTGGCACGCAACGACAGCAGCCGCGCGCGGCTGCTCGCCGTGATCGAGCACGACGTCAGGCGGCTCGATCGCCTGATTTCCGACATCTCGGACGCCAGCCGGCTCGATGCCGAGTTGCAACGGCAGGACATGGCGCAGGTCGATCTGCGCCGGCTGCTGACGACGCTGACCGGCGTCGCCAATGAGACACGGCTCGGCCACGACGTCGCAGTGGAGGCCCGCTTCGACGGCCGCGGACCGACCGACACATTCTCGGTGCCGGGCCATGATTCGCGGCTCGGCCAGGTGATCTCGAACCTGCTGTCGAACGCGCAGTCCTTCTCCAAGCCCGGCGACAAGGTGCGCATCGTCTGCCGGCGCATCCGCAACGAGGTCGAGATCGTCGTCGACGACGACGGGCCCGGCATCGGCCAGGATGCGCTGGAGCGGATCTTCGAGCGCTTCTACACCGACCGGCCGCACCAGGGCTTTGGCCAGAACTCCGGCCTTGGACTCTCGATCTCCAAGCAGATCATCGAAGCGCATGGCGGGCGCATCTGGGCGGAAAATCGCCTGGGCCCGGCCGGTGAGGACGGCAAGCCCACGGTCGCCGGCGCGCGCTTCGTGGTCAGGCTGCCGATACTATGA
- a CDS encoding HPr family phosphocarrier protein, producing MSDETSGANDVGPSVPAGAISRELLIVNKRGLHARASAKFVQTVERFNAEVWVTRGSETVGGTSIMGLMMLAAGPGTTVIVSAKGPEAQSVLDAIAELVASKFNEEGA from the coding sequence ATGAGCGACGAGACCTCGGGCGCGAACGACGTCGGCCCGAGCGTGCCAGCGGGCGCCATCTCCCGTGAACTCCTGATCGTCAACAAGCGCGGCCTGCACGCCCGCGCCTCCGCCAAATTCGTCCAGACGGTCGAGCGTTTCAACGCCGAGGTCTGGGTCACGCGCGGCAGCGAGACCGTCGGCGGCACCTCGATCATGGGCCTGATGATGCTCGCCGCCGGGCCCGGCACGACGGTGATCGTCTCCGCGAAGGGCCCCGAAGCGCAGAGTGTGCTCGACGCCATCGCTGAGCTCGTCGCCAGCAAATTCAACGAAGAAGGCGCGTAG
- a CDS encoding response regulator transcription factor, whose protein sequence is MPTIALVDDDRNILTSVSIALEAEGYRIMTYTDGASALDGFRTSPPDLAILDIKMPRMDGMETLRRLRQKSDLPVIFLTSKDEEIDELFGLKMGADDFIRKPFSQRLLVERVKAVLRRGQPKDPTAPPKEPDARALDRGLLRMDPERHTCTWKNEPVTLTVTEFLILQALATRPGVVKSRNALMDAAYDDQVYVDDRTIDSHIKRLRKKFKVVDDEFEMIETLYGVGYRFKEA, encoded by the coding sequence ATGCCCACAATCGCCTTGGTCGACGACGACCGCAACATTCTCACTTCCGTCTCGATTGCGCTCGAAGCCGAAGGCTATCGTATCATGACCTATACGGACGGAGCATCGGCGCTGGATGGTTTTCGCACCTCGCCGCCCGATCTTGCGATCCTCGACATCAAGATGCCGCGCATGGACGGCATGGAGACGCTGCGACGGTTGCGGCAGAAGTCCGACCTGCCGGTGATTTTCCTCACCTCCAAGGACGAGGAGATCGATGAATTGTTCGGCCTGAAAATGGGCGCCGACGATTTCATCCGCAAGCCGTTCTCTCAGCGCCTGCTGGTCGAGCGCGTCAAGGCCGTGCTCCGCCGCGGCCAGCCCAAGGATCCGACCGCCCCGCCGAAGGAGCCGGACGCCCGTGCGCTCGACCGCGGCCTGCTGCGGATGGACCCGGAGCGCCACACCTGCACCTGGAAGAACGAGCCGGTCACGCTGACGGTGACCGAATTCCTGATTCTGCAGGCGCTCGCCACCCGCCCCGGCGTGGTGAAGAGCCGCAATGCGCTGATGGACGCCGCCTACGACGACCAAGTCTATGTCGACGACCGCACCATCGACAGCCACATCAAGCGGCTGCGCAAGAAGTTCAAGGTGGTGGACGACGAGTTCGAGATGATCGAGACGCTGTATGGCGTCGGCTATCGCTTCAAGGAAGCCTGA
- a CDS encoding glycosyltransferase family 39 protein — protein MSTAAYLPAARRANRRLTIRRLAAWLVSRATDPKTGLWLVISFALVHAVLWTEILIKLKAAQDVHMDVAEAYAWGQRFLLGYGKHPPLSGWIAGVWFKFFPVANWSTYALAMATVSFAMVVCWLIALRVVDRRRAFFTVVMLALYPIFNFKGFKYNADLAQLVPLPLLVLAYLNAFEKRSVRSGLLLGFAGALALMTKYWVLTMIGAIGLAALIHPQRLQFLRSPAPWVGIGTMLVLMIPHLVWLEEVDFLPLTYAGDVYALSSRALNVQLVLGYIGHNLGLLAAPALLGLLALSLSSLSWRPVRIWSDRPNPELNRAQALNVWIVQFIVAIGPPLGALAFTVYMKTDWGIPLFFLVPLALVAIPRVRMPRMALFTVTAIWLVITVAMLFAAPSIATQEMASSHNTASTYAARSELARELTETWQAKFHSRWAVVAARSDISEPMTFYSPDHPAAITPGEVSSGLTSLEEAKRYGFIGICDTTDPVFLKPCEEWMAEHAKAAEPLVMTTQRFFHGHPGPSTVWKVYLVPPAK, from the coding sequence ATGTCGACTGCCGCCTATCTCCCCGCCGCGCGGCGCGCGAACCGCCGGCTGACAATCCGCCGACTGGCCGCATGGCTGGTGTCGCGGGCCACGGATCCCAAAACCGGCCTGTGGCTCGTGATCAGCTTCGCGCTCGTCCACGCGGTGCTGTGGACGGAGATCCTCATCAAGCTCAAGGCCGCACAGGACGTCCACATGGACGTTGCGGAAGCCTATGCCTGGGGCCAGCGCTTCCTGCTCGGCTATGGCAAGCACCCGCCGCTGTCGGGCTGGATCGCCGGTGTCTGGTTCAAGTTCTTCCCGGTCGCCAACTGGTCGACCTACGCGCTTGCGATGGCGACCGTGAGTTTCGCCATGGTGGTCTGCTGGCTGATCGCGCTGCGCGTCGTCGACCGCCGCCGCGCGTTCTTCACGGTGGTGATGCTCGCGCTGTACCCGATCTTCAATTTCAAGGGCTTCAAGTACAACGCCGATCTGGCGCAGCTCGTGCCGTTGCCGCTTCTAGTGCTGGCCTATCTGAACGCGTTCGAGAAGCGGAGCGTGAGATCCGGTCTGTTGCTCGGCTTCGCCGGCGCGCTGGCGCTGATGACCAAATACTGGGTGCTGACCATGATCGGCGCGATCGGCCTTGCCGCGCTGATCCACCCGCAGCGGCTGCAGTTCCTGCGCTCGCCGGCGCCCTGGGTCGGGATCGGCACCATGCTCGTGCTGATGATCCCGCATCTGGTCTGGCTGGAGGAAGTGGATTTCCTGCCGCTCACCTATGCCGGCGACGTCTACGCGCTGTCGAGCCGCGCGCTCAACGTCCAGCTCGTGCTCGGCTATATCGGGCACAATCTCGGGCTGCTCGCCGCACCGGCCCTGCTCGGCCTGCTCGCGCTGTCGCTGAGCTCACTGTCGTGGCGGCCCGTGCGGATCTGGTCGGACCGGCCGAATCCGGAGCTCAATCGCGCGCAGGCGCTCAACGTCTGGATCGTCCAGTTCATCGTCGCGATCGGGCCGCCGCTCGGCGCGCTGGCATTCACGGTCTACATGAAGACCGATTGGGGCATCCCGCTGTTCTTCCTGGTGCCGCTCGCGCTGGTCGCGATTCCCCGCGTGCGGATGCCGCGCATGGCGCTGTTCACCGTCACCGCGATCTGGCTCGTGATCACGGTCGCCATGCTGTTCGCCGCGCCGAGCATCGCGACGCAGGAGATGGCGTCCAGCCACAACACAGCCTCGACCTATGCCGCGCGCTCCGAGCTCGCGCGCGAGCTGACCGAGACCTGGCAGGCCAAATTCCATTCGCGCTGGGCCGTCGTCGCCGCCCGCTCCGACATCAGCGAGCCGATGACGTTCTACAGCCCCGATCATCCGGCCGCGATCACGCCCGGCGAGGTATCGTCCGGATTGACCTCGCTCGAGGAAGCCAAGCGTTACGGTTTCATCGGCATCTGCGACACCACCGATCCGGTCTTCCTGAAGCCGTGCGAAGAGTGGATGGCGGAGCATGCCAAGGCTGCCGAGCCGCTGGTGATGACCACGCAGCGGTTCTTCCATGGCCATCCCGGCCCGTCGACGGTGTGGAAGGTCTATCTGGTGCCGCCGGCGAAGTAG